The following DNA comes from Armatimonadota bacterium.
ACTTCGCATCGCGAGCCGCCCAAATTTCGTCAATGCCCTCTGGGATTAGATCAGATTCCTTTATTTGCCACGCATTGTCTTGCACAATTGAAATGTAGCGATTGGCGGAATTCAGAAACATCTGCAATGAACTTCTCAGCAGCACATGCGCTGCCTCGCACTCCTGCAGGTCGCTGTCGATACGTGCTTGCACGCCAAGCTTTTCATCCAGGTATGAGGCGAAAGCGACTAGTGGGGTGACCAGGGCGTTGCCGGTACTGCTGACGTAGAAGAGCTTTTTCACTTGCCTCGAGTTTAGCCGTTGCTATTCCACGTGCCGTTCAGTATCATTTCGTCAAGAGAGAAGAAGTCCGCAAGCGACCGGTGACCAGGGTAACGGGTGGCACCGTTGTTCCAGGCCGTAGGACGGGCCGGGCTCACTCCCGGCACGTTGTGAACGGCGCACAAACCCCACCCACAGGTTCGTTTGAACCTAAGGCACGGCGGTCGTGTACTGAGAAGCGTGATAGACCTACCAGAACTCAATCACGTTAACGGATGTGGTGCGTTGATTGTTAGTTCTAGATGAAACCGTCCAAATAATAGGCTGGTGTAACTGCTGACAGTTTTCCACCTGTGTCATCGGAAATCGTGCCGTGCATGATCCCAACGCACAAGGTCTTTTCCCGCGTCGACGTCATTCCTCCCACGACCATATAGGCTAAGTCAAATATCGGGCATCCGCTGTATCCGCCGACACTTGGGTTCTCTAAGCAAAAGAACTCGCATGGGGTATGAGTATCGGATCGCAACAGCGTGATAAGTGCCGATGACGCGTAAGATCTGTAAGTTAGCGGGCTGAACAGGCCTTGGGCACCGAGCCCATGTGGAAAACCGACGGAGGTCAACTCGAAGTCTCTTGAAACAGGTGTTTTTTGTAAGTGAAAGTGATCAAGAGGAAAGAAGCGCTTTGTCATATGAGCTTCAATTGCAGGGGTCATGGTAAGGGGCAGGACGGAGATGTCCGCAACAGGATGATGGCGCCAGGCTAACTTTGGGCTGAACGCTACGAGAGCCAATTCCAAGCTTTTCCCCGCTTGATCGCTTAGTACGACTTTGGAATCTGCGCCGCATGATTTCGCAACGTGTGTTGCAGTGACGATGTATGGCTCAGTGCTGTTCTTAGATACGAAAATGCCCGTGCCGATTTTTTCCTTGCCGTTTTGCGGTGTTCTCAAATTGAGAACTACCCGAAATGTATCGTCTCGTCTCAAGATCATTTCTGCGCTCGTTTCTGGGTATCGATGCTGGCCCCGTTCACATTGTGCTCCACGGTCTGACCCGTCAGGGCAGACCGTGCTGCTAAATACCGTTCACGTTCCCGGTCTGCACGGGTGTCAGACCGGGCGAGTCGCGATTACCAGGCAGACAAGAGGCAACTCGTTCTTGAACTTGGACCCGGGACCGCTTCGCCCACTAAGTGTATACTCGTCTACATGGCCAAAAAGACAGTACGGATGAACAAGTCCGGGGTCGACAAACTCCCTGACGACAAACCAGTAGTCTACAAGATCAAGTCCGACAGCGGCAAGAATAACTACACCGGCATCGCGAAGAGGGGCAACGTGCAGGAGCGCGTTGGTGACCACCTCAAGGGCGGCAAGGACTACGTGCCCGGTACGAAAGTCCAGATCGAGCAGAAGAAGTCTATCTCGGAGGCGAGGCAACAAGAGAAGCGGATCATCAAGCAGCAACAGCCAAAGTACAACAAACAGGACAAGTAGGCAGCGACGGGTGACCAGGCTAGCGGGTGGCGCTGTTGTTCGGATGCGTGTGCCGAGCAGCAGTGGGTGAGGGCAGTTGCAACCGCCACAGCAGAGCCAACAGCCAACGCAGCGCGAGCGAAGGGGGAGCCACGACAAGAGCATCACGCGCGCTGCCTGACCTTTAGCTGCGATCGAAGAGTTAAACTTCGGAGCCCTCTCCCCGCGCGAGGATCAGTCGTTCTTCTTGTCGTCCATCTCCGACGGGGTGGACGGCACAGGGTACGTGCTCTGCGACGCTGTCGGCGCAGTCGCCGCGTCGCCCGTAGCTAGGCGGCCATCATCAACGAAGACACTTCCGAGCCTTTCTCGTACGAAGTCTCTCCGATACTCGGCATAACCGCAGGGTCGATTCCGAGCCGAGCACAGGCCAGAACATCCAATTCGTCACTCTGTATTCCGGGCACCGCGAATAGATTCATCGAATCTGCGACCGCCGACGCCACACAGGCGATGTCAGCGAAAGTGCACGCCTCGTCCGGACAGTCCAGCGGCGAGTGATGGTGCCTAATCGCAAGGACAGTGTCGTTCGGGAGCTGGAATTCTTCGGCCACCACTGCAGACAGCTCTGCGTGGTTGAACCCCATGCAGTGCTCTTCGACCTCGATCAGCGAACAATCCGGCGTCCTCTCCACGCCCGAACGCACGTGCATCAAGGAAATGGGCTGGTGAATAGCAAGGAACAGGTACCCGATGTCCTGAAACAGTCCGGCAAGATAGTACTTTTCAGGTGCCGGTCGATTGTTTTGCCTTGCCAAATGATCACAGATGAATGCCGTCGTCACTGAGCGACGCCTAAACACCTCCTCGTCGAAAATGCCGCGCGTAGATGTATTCGCGCTCAGACTTGACATCGCCAGAGTCATCATGATCCGGTAAAGCTCGTCGAAACCGAGCAGTTCTATCGCAAACCTGACGCTTTTGATTTCTATGGCGCCAAACATAGCCGATGAGGCGAGCTTGACGAGGCTTGCTGCAAGAGTCGGCATTCGATTTGCCTCGTTCTCGATTGCTTGTGCGGAAGCGTCGGACCGTATCAGCCCCATGATCTTCAACGCATGTTCTGCGCCCAAGAAGTGAGGCGATCCGCGCTTAATGAGCAGCCTCATTTGCTCCAAGCTAGCACCGTCTAGTCGAAGATGATTCTTCATTTCGGACTCCCCATAAGCATCCTCTTTGATCCACCTGTTCTATGTCGTGCCAGATTCTGTATCAAACAATAGGCCGACCTTTCCAGTTTGTTGCGCCTGTCTTGTGTTTTGAAGCTAGAATCGCGTGGGGAACATAAGAATATCTGTGCGTTTCATACGCATTTCATAGATGCTCTTGACAGCTGGGTGCTTGGTCTCTGACGAGCTCACCAGAATCAAGTTGAGTCTGCCCTGTGGACATCAGCTAGGGAACGGTCAGGGGCTCGCCAAGTGCTATCGACGCGAGCGCAAACCGGCGAGGCGTGGCACTGTTGTTCGGATGCGTGTGCCGAGCAGCAGTGGGTGAGGGCAGTTGCAACCGCCACAGCAGACCGAACAGCCAACGCAGCGCAAGCGAAGGGAGAGCCACGACGAAGGGCATCACGCGCTGCCTGACCTGCGGTTGGCGAGCGCACCCGGCTACCCCGTCCTGAGTCCGAAAGGAACATTTGAGGAGAGAATCTGATCCAATGCTGCCAGGAACCGATACAATATTGGTATGAGGTCTTATGTCATCGCTTTAGGCGTGGCCGTCGCGTTTGCGTTGGTCGCATGCAACAAGGACAGTGCCCAGGCACGGGAGCCGACCATCAGTTCACCACAGGAAAATGTGGCGACCAGCTCACCCGAGATGTCGATGGGCGACGGCGCACCTGCTATCGGCGCCAAAGCCCCGTCGATCACTGTCGCGAACTCCACCAACATCGACGGAGCAGTCCCGAACCTCGACGACTATCTCGGACAGGTCGTCGTGCTCGATTTTTGGGCCTACTGGTGAGGCCCATGCCGGGCCTCGGTACCAGCGCACAACACGCTGTACCAGGCCTATAAAGACCAAGGTTTGGTCTTCATTGGAATCCACTGCGACGATTGGGACGAAGCGGTCAAAGCAGTCGATGAGATTCCGATCGAGTTCCCGATCACGAACGACGTCGACGGGGCTTCGCAAAAAGCCTACGGATTATTGGGCTACCCGACGGTCTATGTGATCGACAAGAAGGGCGTCCTCCGCGACATCGACCCCGTCGATCTCGAGGGGGTTGTGCAGGAACTACTGAACGAGTAAAGCGTCTTCTAGCCCGGGATCGGGCGGGTGGCACTGTTGTTCGGATGCGTGTGCCGAACGGCGGTGGGTGAGGGCAGTTGCAACCGCCACAGCAGACCCAACAGCCAACGCAGCGCAAGCGAAGGGAGAGCCACGACGAAGAGCACCACGCGCACTACCTGACCTTCAGCTGCTATCGAAGAGCGTGTAATGGGTCAGTTTGAGCTTTCTATGCTATGGGGGATGCTCCCCTACCCTCTCTTGCCGATAATAGACGATTCGATCTCACCAGGGCCAGACGCGTCTTATCCGATCCAGAGGGCTCGGTGGCCGATTCCGCCACACAATGATTACTGACCACGGCCCTGGATCACTTAGCTCAATATAATGCCCATATTCCTGAGCGACAGCCACTGCACGGACCTCAAAGTGGCTGCTGTCCAGGTAAAAATAGTGAACCCGGCTCCCGTCTTTGTAGATGTCTTGGCTTGACTCCCCGATACTTGGCCACTCTATGCTCGACCCAAACTCGTCCCGAATTCGAGCCGCAATCTCATCAATCTCCCTGTCATAGAGTAAAGGCGACCTATACGCAACAATTCGTTCCGATAGCACCGTGCTTGACCCCCATCGGGGTTCGAACTGGTCGAATCCGTACTCCTCGAACACCTCTTCGAGCGTCGCTGCCAGCCGAGCATCGGGAGTATTCGCCCCAATTAATGAGATAGTGCCGTATAACAGGGCGAAGAATCCGACCGCCCCAGCTATCCACCAGGCTTTGCGCTTCTTCACAACACGGTGAGTATATCAAGTGCACGCCTGGCCCGGTTGTGTACGTTCAAACTGACCCAAGACCGAAGAGTGAAACCTCCATTCCTCCAGACGGGCCAGGCACACGGCACCGAGTGGGTACCGCCACGTCCGGAGGCTTCGGCTTTCGTCCGCAAGAGTGCGACAAAGCCTCAGGACGCGACCGGCGGCTGGCGAGCGCACCCGGCTAGCCCGTCCTCGCTGCTATTCCGGTTCCCCTGTCGTGATCCCGTTCGCGCGGTCCGTTCTCCCCACCTCGATATCTAGCTGATCGGACTCGGCCTCATCTTCACTGACTTCGGCGCTACAGCCTCCAAGGAGTGTCAGCAACACGCCGACAAGGACAAGTACGGCGATGATTCGCATGGGACGATTCTACACTAGGCTGGGGCGGCGACGGGTGACCAGGCTAACGGGTGGCACTGTTGTGCGAATGCGTGTCCCGCACAGCACCCCCTCCCTAACCCTCCCCCAAGGGGGAGGGAACTGGGCACGAGCTTGGCACGACGGCATCCCTCAATCGCGGACCGGATTGTCCGCTTCCGATATTCCTTGCTCAGCTATCCATGACAACAGCTTGTCCTTCGCACCGTCTTCGCGTAGGTATCTGTCGTGGATGTGCAGCTCGGTTTGCCTCTTACCCTTGTGAGTGAGAGTCACGCAGTCCTTGTCGCGCCGCCAGTCCCAAAACTCAAGCGGTTCCAGCGCCAACAAGACAATCGACTTCTCGTCGTGAGCACCGAACACGTCTTCCAAGTATGCGCCTGTTTCCGCGATCCTGATCCGCTGGCCCGTAAAACCCAACTTCTTCTTGTAGTACCAGTGGGGTAGGTCTCTGTGGCCAAAGTAGAGAGCCATGATCGTCGCCGGTACGGTTGTTATTAACAGTGCGATATCGCGCAGAAGGAACGGCAGTAGCCAGGTGCCAAGAGCAAACCATGCAACAAACCAAGTCAACGCATAGCCTGATACCCCGTACCCTCCCTGAGCGACACTCTCCTCTTCACTGTTCAGAAAACGCCAGCTAAAGCAGAGGTCTTCTCCTTTGGTCTCCGCGGTGGGCGCAGCCTCGCTTCTCACCCAAGCGCCTCGCGCAGTATTCGCATATCGTCGTCATAGGAATCTGCGCTGAGCGGGCCGAACGAGAAGCGGACGAAGTGATCCAGACTGCTGGGCGCGGAGTCCGTTCGCGCCATATCGCAGAGACGTCCCGGCAAGATCCCCGCATCATGCTCGAACAGGCGATCGTTAAACTCGTCGCCCGTCAGGCCCATCGGCAACTTGCCCCAATGATAGAAGCCGCCGGTTCCTGTATGAAGCTCGAAACCTAAGTCCGCGAGCCCGTCGCCGTACCGTTTTCTCTGCTCGCCATAGAATTTGCAAATTGCGCGACGGGCTTGAGTCACCCTCTCGCGCTGCAGCAGTC
Coding sequences within:
- a CDS encoding HDOD domain-containing protein; amino-acid sequence: MKNHLRLDGASLEQMRLLIKRGSPHFLGAEHALKIMGLIRSDASAQAIENEANRMPTLAASLVKLASSAMFGAIEIKSVRFAIELLGFDELYRIMMTLAMSSLSANTSTRGIFDEEVFRRRSVTTAFICDHLARQNNRPAPEKYYLAGLFQDIGYLFLAIHQPISLMHVRSGVERTPDCSLIEVEEHCMGFNHAELSAVVAEEFQLPNDTVLAIRHHHSPLDCPDEACTFADIACVASAVADSMNLFAVPGIQSDELDVLACARLGIDPAVMPSIGETSYEKGSEVSSLMMAA
- a CDS encoding aminotransferase class I/II-fold pyridoxal phosphate-dependent enzyme translates to MPLHHAGETFALGGSDDIDDTNIFVIGAATKGLQVPGMRIGWAVASKKHIEIFRNYSSFGMGGVSRASQIYVTRLLQRERVTQARRAICKFYGEQRKRYGDGLADLGFELHTGTGGFYHWGKLPMGLTGDEFNDRLFEHDAGILPGRLCDMARTDSAPSSLDHFVRFSFGPLSADSYDDDMRILREALG
- a CDS encoding trypsin-like peptidase domain-containing protein, which codes for MILRRDDTFRVVLNLRTPQNGKEKIGTGIFVSKNSTEPYIVTATHVAKSCGADSKVVLSDQAGKSLELALVAFSPKLAWRHHPVADISVLPLTMTPAIEAHMTKRFFPLDHFHLQKTPVSRDFELTSVGFPHGLGAQGLFSPLTYRSYASSALITLLRSDTHTPCEFFCLENPSVGGYSGCPIFDLAYMVVGGMTSTREKTLCVGIMHGTISDDTGGKLSAVTPAYYLDGFI
- a CDS encoding TlpA family protein disulfide reductase; translation: MYQAYKDQGLVFIGIHCDDWDEAVKAVDEIPIEFPITNDVDGASQKAYGLLGYPTVYVIDKKGVLRDIDPVDLEGVVQELLNE
- a CDS encoding GIY-YIG nuclease family protein; the protein is MAKKTVRMNKSGVDKLPDDKPVVYKIKSDSGKNNYTGIAKRGNVQERVGDHLKGGKDYVPGTKVQIEQKKSISEARQQEKRIIKQQQPKYNKQDK